Proteins from one Deinococcus sp. AB2017081 genomic window:
- a CDS encoding PepSY-associated TM helix domain-containing protein has protein sequence MSASARPEGEGEAGGVPARPARRARSSRAQTNVALRWLHTYTSMISLLVVLFFAATGITLNHPDWVFGSGEVRSELTGTLPAGWITAGTVNWLTVAESLRADQGLKGRAGDTRVDGQEAILSFLGPGYSADAVIDTATGRYSVNVLQQGGLAVINDLHRGRDAGTAWRWVIDVSGIILALVAVTGIGILLYLRKTRAQALTVMGIASVIVVMLAWRAIS, from the coding sequence GTGTCAGCTTCGGCAAGGCCTGAGGGCGAGGGTGAGGCGGGCGGCGTCCCGGCCCGACCGGCCCGCCGCGCGCGGAGCAGCCGGGCCCAGACCAACGTCGCCCTGCGGTGGCTGCATACCTACACCTCCATGATCAGCCTGCTGGTCGTGCTGTTCTTCGCGGCGACCGGCATCACCCTGAACCATCCGGACTGGGTGTTCGGCAGCGGTGAGGTTCGGAGTGAGCTGACCGGCACCCTGCCCGCCGGGTGGATCACGGCCGGCACCGTGAACTGGCTGACCGTCGCCGAGTCCCTCCGCGCCGACCAGGGGCTCAAGGGCCGCGCCGGCGACACCCGCGTGGACGGCCAGGAGGCCATTCTGTCGTTCCTGGGGCCGGGCTACTCCGCCGATGCCGTGATCGACACGGCCACCGGCCGCTACAGCGTGAATGTCCTCCAGCAGGGCGGACTGGCCGTGATCAACGACCTGCACCGGGGCCGCGACGCCGGCACCGCGTGGCGGTGGGTGATCGACGTGAGCGGGATCATCCTCGCGCTGGTGGCGGTGACCGGCATCGGCATCCTGCTGTACCTCCGGAAGACCCGCGCCCAGGCCCTGACGGTGATGGGGATTGCCAGCGTGATCGTCGTGATGCTGGCGTGGCGCGCGATCAGCTGA
- a CDS encoding FAD:protein FMN transferase, producing MPSALSLLRSLCPPAHVRHVYERLLGTEVEVQVVADSRRRADEAEGAALAEIERLTDVLNRFDPDSELRRWLAYPDDRTAIGADLEAVLRLTDHWRQVSGGAFHPGADALGALWAAAARNRSLPDPAALGRLVHDLCADPWTLHGDGSATLHARYPLGLNALAKGYIVDRAAHAAAAVPGVREVLVNAGGDLRTAGPRGVVVAVADPRSRRDDLPPMARVRVTDAALASSGNAHRGVDIAGHWHSHVIDPRSGRPVSGTAGVTVVAPDCATADALATVAGVLDVPAALTVIDRQVGCAALIVTDTGHIHPSAGWAALTSG from the coding sequence ATGCCGTCCGCGCTGTCGCTGCTGCGTTCCCTGTGTCCACCGGCCCACGTGCGCCACGTCTACGAGCGTCTCCTGGGCACCGAGGTCGAGGTGCAGGTGGTGGCCGACTCGCGCCGGAGGGCCGATGAGGCCGAGGGCGCGGCGCTGGCCGAGATCGAGCGGCTGACAGACGTCCTGAACCGCTTCGATCCCGACAGCGAGCTGCGCCGCTGGCTGGCCTACCCGGATGACCGCACCGCGATCGGTGCCGATCTGGAGGCCGTGTTGCGGCTGACCGACCACTGGCGTCAGGTGTCCGGAGGAGCGTTTCATCCGGGCGCGGACGCCCTGGGGGCCCTGTGGGCAGCGGCGGCACGAAACCGCTCGTTGCCCGATCCTGCCGCGCTGGGGAGGCTGGTTCACGACCTCTGCGCCGATCCGTGGACGCTCCACGGCGACGGGTCGGCCACCCTGCATGCCCGGTATCCCCTCGGGCTGAACGCGCTGGCCAAGGGGTATATCGTCGACCGCGCCGCCCACGCTGCGGCCGCAGTGCCGGGCGTGCGGGAGGTGCTCGTGAATGCGGGTGGCGATCTCCGGACGGCCGGGCCGCGTGGCGTCGTGGTGGCGGTGGCCGACCCACGCTCCCGGCGCGACGACCTGCCACCCATGGCCCGCGTGCGTGTGACGGACGCGGCCCTGGCGAGCAGCGGCAACGCGCACCGGGGCGTGGACATCGCCGGGCACTGGCACTCCCACGTGATCGACCCGCGCAGCGGGAGGCCGGTGTCGGGCACGGCCGGTGTCACGGTCGTCGCGCCGGACTGTGCCACCGCCGACGCGCTCGCCACCGTGGCCGGCGTCCTTGACGTGCCCGCTGCACTGACCGTGATCGACCGCCAGGTCGGCTGTGCGGCGCTGATCGTCACGGACACCGGCCACATCCATCCCAGCGCCGGCTGGGCCGCTCTAACGTCGGGCTAA
- a CDS encoding HD-GYP domain-containing protein has protein sequence MFGRRPKTTVPSTPPETRAGSADTPDATRVLADLLARPTQEGILEAALVHAARLLGGRVAAYAIVRRGQDTVGAVHNYSRALVGVALSGPWSTLRTRLLSDGTRELYEQNSPDLQSLLTECGMKAVTLSLVVPISDRGHYVGALVLDRSGDEGVTPTAQEAVTRWAAAIAPLLGILDSREDWKHAARQITGAVVEAIESREFDALGHAQAVATLSLKIGQQIGLADRELEELWYAATMHDIGKIHGEPGHALVGANFLHGVGHLSEAQRAVRHHHERWDGQGEPDRLTGEDIPLYARILAVANAYVRLGGIERVRSQAGRSLDPRLVSSLEKLDL, from the coding sequence GTGTTTGGACGCCGCCCCAAGACCACTGTGCCCTCCACCCCTCCCGAGACGCGCGCGGGGTCCGCGGACACCCCGGACGCGACTCGGGTGCTCGCGGACCTGCTGGCCCGACCGACCCAGGAGGGCATCCTGGAGGCCGCCCTGGTGCATGCCGCCCGGCTGCTGGGCGGCCGGGTGGCCGCCTACGCCATCGTGCGGCGCGGTCAGGACACGGTCGGCGCGGTGCACAACTACTCGCGGGCCCTGGTGGGCGTCGCCCTGAGCGGGCCGTGGTCGACCCTGCGCACCCGCCTGCTGTCGGACGGCACGCGCGAACTGTACGAGCAGAATTCCCCGGACCTCCAGTCGCTCCTGACCGAGTGCGGCATGAAGGCCGTCACGCTGTCGCTGGTCGTACCCATCAGCGACCGGGGGCACTATGTGGGCGCCCTGGTACTCGACCGCTCCGGCGATGAAGGCGTGACCCCCACGGCGCAGGAAGCGGTGACGCGCTGGGCCGCGGCGATCGCCCCCCTGCTGGGCATCCTGGACAGCCGCGAGGACTGGAAACATGCGGCGCGTCAGATCACCGGCGCGGTGGTCGAGGCCATCGAGAGCCGGGAGTTCGACGCGCTGGGCCACGCGCAGGCCGTGGCCACCCTGAGCCTGAAGATCGGGCAGCAGATCGGACTGGCCGACCGCGAACTCGAGGAACTGTGGTACGCGGCGACCATGCACGACATCGGCAAGATCCACGGCGAGCCCGGGCACGCGCTGGTCGGCGCGAACTTCCTGCACGGCGTCGGGCACCTCTCCGAGGCCCAGCGGGCCGTCCGGCACCACCATGAACGCTGGGACGGCCAGGGCGAACCGGATCGGCTGACGGGCGAGGACATCCCGCTGTACGCGCGCATCCTGGCGGTCGCCAACGCCTACGTGCGGCTGGGCGGCATCGAGCGTGTCCGGTCACAGGCGGGGCGCAGCCTGGATCCGCGCCTCGTGTCGTCGCTGGAGAAGCTGGATCTGTGA
- a CDS encoding 1,4-alpha-glucan branching enzyme: MTEPLPLDHGHLQKLVTADLVRPDHLLGAHPVTENGVEGVRFAVWAPAAQHVSVVGDFNGYNGYDNPMQRLEFGYWGVFVPSARKGQRYKFRVTGADGRTLDKSDPYGRFFEVRPATASIVWDSDYVWHDDTWMADRTQRFDRPVSVYEVHLPSWKKRDDGWFLNYRDLAHQLGEYVVYMGYTHVELLGVMEHPFDGSWGYQVTGYYAPSSRMGSPEDFKYFVDHLHGLGIGVLLDWVPGHFPTDEFALAKFDGGPLFEYADPRKGFHLDWNTYIFDYGRNEVVMFLIGSALTWLQDYHIDGLRVDAVASMLYLDFSRTEWVPNIHGGRENLEAIAFLKRLNEVVHHMAPGCMIVAEESTAFPGVTTPTPFGLGFDYKWAMGWMNDTLRYFEEDPLWRKYHHHALTFYNAYRTTENYVLAISHDEVVHLKKSMVMKMPGDWYAQRAGYRAFLAMMWATPGKKLLFMGQEFAQSTEWAYEDGLPWYMADQPDHRGVMNLVRRLNALYCQRPDWHTGDLKDEGLLWIDADATDESVYAFLRRDPGSAAWSLVVANLTPVFREQYPVGTPQGGDYRVLLSTDDGEYGGFGTQQSSLTASDEGWNSQTHSLRLNLPPNSVLVLEPVQPPAVSDRR, from the coding sequence ATGACTGAACCGCTTCCGCTCGACCACGGGCACCTGCAAAAGCTCGTCACGGCCGATCTGGTGCGCCCGGATCACCTGCTGGGTGCCCATCCGGTCACCGAGAACGGCGTCGAGGGTGTGCGCTTCGCGGTCTGGGCCCCGGCGGCTCAGCACGTCAGCGTGGTCGGTGATTTCAACGGCTACAACGGGTACGACAACCCCATGCAGCGGCTGGAGTTCGGGTACTGGGGCGTGTTCGTGCCCTCGGCCCGGAAGGGCCAGCGCTACAAGTTCCGCGTGACCGGCGCCGACGGCCGCACCCTGGACAAGAGCGATCCCTATGGCAGGTTCTTCGAGGTGCGGCCCGCGACGGCCAGTATCGTGTGGGACAGCGACTACGTCTGGCACGACGACACGTGGATGGCCGACCGCACCCAGCGCTTCGACCGGCCGGTCAGTGTGTACGAGGTGCACCTGCCCAGCTGGAAGAAACGTGACGACGGCTGGTTCCTGAACTACCGTGACCTTGCGCATCAGCTCGGCGAGTACGTGGTGTACATGGGCTACACCCATGTCGAACTGCTGGGGGTCATGGAACATCCCTTCGACGGCTCGTGGGGCTATCAGGTGACCGGGTACTACGCGCCCAGCAGCCGCATGGGCAGCCCGGAGGACTTCAAGTATTTCGTGGATCACCTGCACGGCCTGGGGATCGGCGTGCTGCTCGACTGGGTGCCGGGACACTTCCCGACCGACGAGTTCGCGCTCGCCAAGTTCGACGGCGGCCCCCTGTTCGAGTACGCCGATCCGCGCAAGGGCTTCCACCTCGACTGGAACACGTACATCTTCGACTACGGCCGCAACGAGGTCGTGATGTTCCTGATCGGCTCGGCGCTTACATGGCTGCAGGACTACCACATCGACGGCCTGCGCGTGGACGCCGTGGCGAGCATGCTGTACCTGGACTTCTCGCGCACCGAGTGGGTGCCCAACATCCACGGTGGCCGGGAGAACCTGGAGGCCATCGCCTTCCTCAAGCGTCTGAACGAGGTCGTGCACCACATGGCGCCCGGCTGCATGATCGTGGCCGAGGAGAGCACCGCCTTCCCCGGCGTGACCACCCCGACCCCGTTCGGCCTGGGCTTCGACTACAAGTGGGCGATGGGCTGGATGAACGACACCCTGCGCTATTTCGAGGAAGACCCGCTGTGGCGCAAGTACCACCACCACGCCCTGACCTTCTACAACGCCTACCGCACCACCGAGAACTATGTCCTGGCGATCAGCCACGACGAGGTCGTGCACCTGAAGAAGAGCATGGTCATGAAGATGCCCGGTGACTGGTACGCGCAGCGCGCCGGCTACCGCGCGTTCCTGGCGATGATGTGGGCCACACCCGGCAAGAAACTGCTGTTCATGGGGCAGGAGTTCGCCCAGTCCACCGAGTGGGCGTACGAGGATGGCCTGCCGTGGTACATGGCCGATCAGCCGGATCACCGGGGCGTCATGAACCTGGTTCGCCGGCTCAATGCCCTGTACTGCCAGCGGCCCGACTGGCACACCGGTGACCTCAAGGACGAGGGCCTGCTGTGGATCGATGCGGATGCCACCGACGAATCCGTGTACGCGTTCCTGCGCCGCGATCCCGGCAGCGCGGCGTGGAGCCTGGTCGTGGCCAACCTGACCCCGGTGTTCCGCGAACAGTACCCGGTCGGCACGCCCCAGGGAGGCGACTACCGCGTGCTGCTGTCGACGGACGACGGCGAGTACGGCGGCTTCGGAACCCAGCAGTCCAGCCTGACCGCCTCGGACGAGGGCTGGAACAGCCAGACGCATTCGCTGCGGCTGAACCTGCCACCCAACAGTGTGCTGGTGCTGGAGCCGGTGCAGCCGCCGGCGGTGAGCGACCGGCGGTGA
- the hisB gene encoding imidazoleglycerol-phosphate dehydratase HisB, whose translation MSRSATLTRTTSETAITVRLDLDSAAYDPPATGHGFFDHMLDALARHSRLGLSVTATGDLHIEPHHLIEDTGITLGQALTQALGDRRGIERYGSAFVPMDETLAHVVVDLSGRAHLAFEPETLDIWGHAGGMTHYHLREFLRGLCNHGGITLHVRVLAGREAHHVIEAVVKALARALRDAVTVTSDVLPSTKGSL comes from the coding sequence ATGAGCCGTTCGGCCACCCTCACCCGTACGACCAGCGAGACCGCCATCACGGTTCGTCTCGATCTGGATTCCGCTGCCTATGATCCGCCGGCCACCGGGCACGGGTTCTTCGACCACATGCTCGATGCGCTGGCCCGCCACAGCCGCCTGGGCCTGAGCGTGACCGCGACCGGCGACCTGCACATCGAGCCGCACCACCTGATCGAGGACACCGGCATCACGCTGGGGCAGGCGCTGACGCAGGCGCTGGGGGACCGCCGGGGCATCGAGCGCTACGGCAGCGCCTTCGTGCCCATGGACGAGACGCTGGCGCACGTGGTCGTCGATCTGTCGGGCCGGGCCCACCTGGCCTTCGAGCCCGAGACGCTGGACATCTGGGGCCACGCCGGCGGCATGACGCACTACCACCTGCGCGAGTTCCTGCGCGGGCTGTGCAACCACGGCGGCATCACCCTGCACGTGCGCGTGCTGGCGGGCCGTGAGGCACACCACGTCATCGAGGCGGTGGTCAAGGCCCTGGCGCGGGCCCTGCGCGACGCCGTGACGGTCACCTCCGACGTGCTGCCGAGCACCAAGGGCAGCCTGTGA
- a CDS encoding DUF2271 domain-containing protein, translated as MTHTRRRFMGTLAAATATLTLGRFAGAAAPATAGKPWAAGMALDIAFTVATKATGRVKRPYVAVYIEDGQGATLRNLTVWLSQSRLNPRWLAELRRWTRQNSELVSTVSSATRNPGTYAVAWDGKDDRGKVLPQGDYYVVIETAREHGPYSLVREKVTVGAAAFRKTLGVDNDIEAASVSFGKA; from the coding sequence ATGACCCACACCCGACGCCGATTTATGGGCACCCTTGCCGCCGCCACTGCCACCCTGACCCTGGGCCGATTCGCCGGTGCGGCGGCGCCGGCCACTGCCGGCAAACCCTGGGCGGCCGGGATGGCACTGGACATCGCCTTCACGGTCGCCACGAAGGCCACCGGACGCGTCAAGCGGCCGTACGTGGCGGTCTATATCGAGGACGGCCAGGGCGCCACGCTGCGCAACCTGACCGTGTGGCTGTCTCAGAGCCGCCTGAACCCGCGCTGGCTGGCCGAACTGCGCCGCTGGACGCGCCAGAACTCGGAACTGGTCAGCACGGTCAGCTCCGCCACCCGCAACCCCGGCACGTATGCGGTCGCGTGGGACGGCAAGGACGACCGGGGCAAGGTGCTGCCACAGGGCGACTACTACGTGGTCATCGAGACGGCCCGCGAGCACGGCCCGTACTCGCTGGTGCGAGAGAAGGTGACCGTGGGCGCGGCCGCCTTCAGGAAGACCCTGGGCGTCGACAACGACATCGAGGCCGCCAGTGTCAGCTTCGGCAAGGCCTGA
- a CDS encoding nitroreductase family protein, whose protein sequence is MSLSRTPQTPADVRAFYDAHRTVRQYVTAPDGSPIPLPDDHLDAVLHAAQRAPTDATAQLYSLVRITRPELRARLVELTTNAHIATASEAFVVCADVHRVSRVLEVTGRQPGEWPAIAVHFGLGDAVMAGTNLLTAAEMLGYQGCWIGGVMNGLDGIITALALPAGVLPFAALTIGRSAEDTPYRPRVPRPLVIHTDAYHVATDQELRGAVEIMNPIAARGGQPGDWARLLNAYFGTGGSMGTREPVLRAALARQGLAAPGSAGT, encoded by the coding sequence ATGTCCCTGAGCCGCACCCCGCAGACGCCCGCTGATGTCCGCGCCTTCTACGACGCCCACCGTACGGTTCGGCAGTATGTCACGGCTCCGGACGGTTCGCCGATCCCGCTGCCCGACGACCACCTGGACGCGGTCCTGCACGCCGCGCAGCGCGCGCCGACCGACGCGACCGCTCAGCTGTACTCGCTGGTGCGGATCACGCGCCCGGAGCTGCGGGCGCGGCTGGTCGAACTGACCACGAACGCGCACATCGCCACGGCCAGCGAGGCCTTCGTGGTGTGCGCCGATGTCCACCGCGTGTCGCGGGTGCTGGAGGTGACCGGGCGGCAGCCGGGTGAGTGGCCGGCCATCGCGGTGCATTTCGGTCTCGGGGACGCCGTCATGGCGGGCACCAACCTCCTGACCGCCGCCGAGATGCTGGGGTACCAGGGCTGCTGGATCGGCGGCGTGATGAACGGACTGGACGGTATCATCACCGCGCTGGCGCTGCCGGCCGGTGTGCTTCCGTTCGCGGCCCTGACCATCGGCCGGTCCGCCGAGGACACGCCCTACCGCCCCCGCGTGCCGCGCCCGCTGGTCATCCACACCGACGCGTATCACGTCGCCACAGATCAGGAACTGCGCGGAGCGGTCGAGATCATGAACCCAATCGCGGCGCGGGGCGGCCAGCCCGGCGACTGGGCACGGCTGCTCAACGCGTATTTCGGCACGGGCGGCAGCATGGGCACACGCGAGCCGGTGCTGCGGGCCGCCCTGGCGCGCCAGGGGCTCGCCGCGCCCGGATCAGCCGGCACCTGA
- the hisH gene encoding imidazole glycerol phosphate synthase subunit HisH yields the protein MSAAVLLLDYGAGNVRSAAKALERAGMTVTVSADPADVPHADALVVPGQGHFRQVMEAFDSSGFHGPVMDAAQAGTPLLGICVGMQMLLSDSEEAPGVPGLGLVPGTVRKFDAAPGHKVPQMGWNGLELRGDPPLLRGLGADAYAYFVHSYYVPADIPVDDGALSHYGVPFWAAFSRGNLHATQFHPEKSGAVGLGILERFRRYVLQ from the coding sequence GTGAGCGCGGCGGTGCTGCTGCTCGACTACGGGGCCGGGAATGTCCGCAGCGCGGCCAAGGCCCTGGAACGCGCCGGGATGACCGTGACCGTCAGCGCCGACCCCGCCGACGTGCCGCACGCCGACGCGCTGGTCGTGCCCGGCCAGGGTCACTTCCGGCAGGTCATGGAGGCCTTCGACTCCAGCGGATTCCACGGCCCGGTCATGGACGCCGCGCAGGCGGGCACCCCGCTGCTGGGGATCTGCGTGGGCATGCAGATGCTGCTCTCCGACTCCGAGGAAGCGCCGGGCGTACCCGGTCTGGGACTGGTGCCGGGCACCGTGCGCAAATTCGACGCCGCGCCGGGCCACAAGGTGCCGCAGATGGGCTGGAACGGCCTGGAACTGCGCGGCGATCCCCCGCTGCTGCGCGGGCTCGGCGCCGACGCCTATGCGTACTTCGTCCACTCGTACTACGTGCCGGCCGACATCCCCGTGGACGACGGCGCGCTCTCGCACTACGGCGTCCCGTTCTGGGCCGCGTTCAGCCGGGGAAACCTGCACGCCACGCAGTTCCACCCGGAGAAGAGCGGCGCGGTCGGTCTGGGCATCCTGGAGCGGTTCCGCCGGTACGTGCTGCAGTGA
- a CDS encoding phosphotransferase yields MSVPPQPDPPGAVPRFPELEARYGALVPMDSGMQSRVYATPGGDLVVKVYRNQRGDHAREAQNLRRAGMGTWVVDVAQLDGIEALVMRRFPGRPLRPQDVPTALPSLRSALQALHRDTQGTVDVARVEQRLRRFRSALTAFPLEDLFTAVETPLEAGALARPAAFCHLDLWHDNILISEAGEVLLIDWTKAGLDDPLRDLALLKTGTLDLLPPDDALNAALSFLPGASRDLLALYRAYIAMTTLHDLYWFLMNEPYGFEGQRARKVPRARHVMARLPEF; encoded by the coding sequence TTGAGTGTGCCCCCGCAGCCCGATCCCCCCGGGGCCGTGCCGCGCTTTCCCGAACTGGAGGCGCGCTACGGGGCCCTCGTGCCGATGGACAGCGGCATGCAGAGCCGCGTGTATGCCACGCCAGGCGGGGATCTGGTCGTGAAGGTCTACCGCAACCAGCGGGGCGACCATGCCCGCGAGGCCCAGAACCTGCGCCGGGCCGGCATGGGCACGTGGGTGGTCGATGTCGCGCAGCTCGACGGTATCGAGGCACTGGTCATGCGGCGCTTTCCGGGTCGCCCGCTGCGTCCCCAGGACGTGCCCACGGCGCTGCCCAGCCTGCGCAGCGCCCTGCAGGCCCTGCACCGCGACACCCAGGGCACCGTGGACGTGGCGCGGGTCGAGCAGCGGCTGCGCCGATTCCGCAGCGCCCTGACCGCCTTCCCGCTGGAGGATCTGTTCACGGCGGTCGAGACGCCGCTGGAGGCGGGGGCCCTGGCCCGCCCGGCCGCGTTCTGCCACCTGGACCTGTGGCACGACAACATCCTGATCTCGGAGGCGGGCGAGGTGCTGCTGATCGACTGGACGAAGGCCGGCCTGGACGATCCCCTGCGCGATCTGGCCCTCCTGAAGACCGGCACCCTGGACCTGCTGCCCCCGGACGACGCCCTGAACGCCGCGCTGTCGTTTCTGCCCGGCGCCTCGCGTGACCTCCTGGCCCTCTACCGTGCGTACATCGCCATGACGACGCTGCACGACCTGTACTGGTTCCTGATGAACGAACCGTACGGCTTCGAGGGCCAGCGGGCCCGCAAGGTGCCGAGGGCCCGGCACGTCATGGCACGGCTGCCCGAGTTCTGA
- a CDS encoding branched-chain amino acid aminotransferase: MTQTPVAPTVDIDWSTLGFSYIRTDFRYLSHWREGEWDAGTLTRDNVLHISEGSTALHYGQQCFEGLKAYRCADGSVNLFRPDQNAARMQRSCDRLLMPAPSTEAFIEACRQVVAANDHFIPPYGTGGALYLRPFVIGVGDNIGVRSAPEFIFSVFCIPVGPYFKGGLTPQNFITSPYDRAAPHGTGAAKVGGNYAASLLPGQEAKARHFADAIYLDPETHTKIEEVGSANLFVITKDGRTFVTPQSPSILPSITKYSLLHIARERLGLDVVEGDVFIDGLDAYAEAGACGTAAVITPIGGIQHGEHFHVFHSETEAGPVTRQLYDELVGIQFGDRAAPDGWIVKV; the protein is encoded by the coding sequence ATGACGCAGACCCCCGTGGCCCCCACCGTAGATATCGACTGGTCGACCCTGGGCTTCAGCTATATCCGCACCGACTTCCGGTACCTGTCGCACTGGCGTGAGGGCGAGTGGGACGCCGGGACGCTGACGCGCGACAACGTCCTGCACATCTCCGAGGGTTCGACGGCGCTGCACTACGGACAGCAGTGCTTTGAGGGCCTCAAGGCGTACCGCTGTGCCGACGGCAGCGTGAACCTGTTCCGGCCGGATCAGAACGCGGCCCGCATGCAGCGCAGCTGCGACCGCCTGCTGATGCCGGCACCGAGCACCGAGGCCTTCATCGAGGCGTGCCGGCAGGTGGTGGCGGCCAACGACCACTTCATCCCGCCCTACGGCACGGGCGGAGCGCTGTACCTGCGGCCCTTCGTCATCGGCGTGGGCGACAACATCGGCGTGCGGTCGGCCCCGGAGTTCATCTTCAGCGTGTTCTGCATCCCGGTCGGCCCGTACTTCAAGGGTGGCCTGACGCCACAGAACTTCATCACCTCGCCGTACGACCGCGCCGCGCCGCATGGCACCGGGGCCGCCAAGGTGGGCGGCAACTACGCCGCGAGCCTGCTGCCGGGCCAGGAAGCCAAGGCCCGGCACTTCGCCGACGCGATCTACCTGGATCCGGAGACCCACACCAAGATCGAGGAGGTCGGCAGCGCCAACCTGTTCGTGATCACGAAGGACGGCCGCACCTTCGTCACGCCCCAGTCGCCCAGCATCCTGCCGAGCATCACGAAATACAGCCTGCTGCACATCGCCCGGGAACGGCTGGGCCTGGACGTCGTCGAGGGCGACGTGTTCATCGACGGCCTGGACGCCTACGCCGAGGCCGGGGCGTGCGGCACGGCGGCCGTCATCACGCCCATCGGCGGCATCCAGCACGGGGAGCACTTCCATGTCTTCCACTCGGAGACCGAGGCCGGACCGGTGACCCGGCAGCTGTACGACGAGCTGGTCGGCATCCAGTTCGGAGACCGCGCCGCGCCCGACGGCTGGATCGTCAAGGTCTAG